In the genome of Spirochaetae bacterium HGW-Spirochaetae-1, one region contains:
- a CDS encoding TIGR02266 family protein encodes MDDKRKSGRIKKSIKCEVYSDGLTFSSTIDISDGGMFISTPEPLNENSEVDLVLHLPGTDPIDLKARVRWNRDERDEDIRAGMGVEFLNPTTKQTALINKYLEG; translated from the coding sequence ATGGATGATAAAAGAAAATCGGGAAGAATAAAAAAATCCATTAAATGCGAGGTATACTCCGATGGGCTTACCTTCAGCAGCACCATCGATATCAGCGATGGTGGGATGTTTATATCCACTCCTGAACCATTGAATGAAAATTCCGAAGTTGATCTCGTGCTGCATTTACCGGGGACGGATCCCATTGATCTAAAGGCGAGGGTCCGCTGGAACAGGGATGAAAGGGATGAAGATATACGTGCCGGCATGGGTGTGGAGTTTTTGAATCCTACAACTAAGCAGACCGCTCTGATAAATAAGTACCTCGAAGGCTGA